A single Phragmites australis chromosome 4, lpPhrAust1.1, whole genome shotgun sequence DNA region contains:
- the LOC133915542 gene encoding tubulin alpha-1 chain, protein MRECISIHIGQAGIQVGNACWELYCLEHGIQADGQMPGDKTVGGGDDAFNTFFSETGAGKHVPRAVFVDLEPTVIDEVRTGTYRQLFHPEQLISGKEDAANNFARGHYTIGKEIVDLCLDRIRKLADNCTGLQGFLVFNAVGGGTGSGLGSLLLERLSVDYGKKSKLGFTVYPSPQVSTSVVEPYNSVLSTHSLLEHTDVAVLLDNEAIYDICRRSLDIERPTYTNLNRLVSQVISSLTASLRFDGALNVDVNEFQTNLVPYPRIHFMLSSYAPVISAEKAYHEQLSVAEITNSAFEPSSMMAKCDPRHGKYMACCLMYRGDVVPKDVNAAVATIKTKRTIQFVDWCPTGFKCGINYQPPSVVPGGDLAKVQRAVCMISNSTSVVEVFSRIDHKFDLMYAKRAFVHWYVGEGMEEGEFSEAREDLAALEKDYEEVGAEFDEGEEGDEGDEY, encoded by the exons ATGAGGGAGTGCATCTCGATCCACATCGGTCAGGCCGGTATCCAGGTCGGGAACGCGTGCTGGGAGCTTTACTGCCTCGAGCATGGCATCCAG GCTGATGGTCAGATGCCCGGTGACAAGACCGTTGGAGGAGGCGATGATGCTTTCAACACCTTCTTCAGTGAAACCGGTGCTGGGAAGCATGTCCCCCGTGCTGTGTTTGTTGATCTTGAGCCCACTGTGATCGATGAGGTGAGGACTGGCACCTACCGCCAGCTCTTCCACCCTGAGCAGCTCATCAGCGGCAAGGAGGATGCTGCCAACAACTTTGCCCGTGGTCACTACACCA TTGGCAAGGAGATTGTTGACCTGTGCCTTGACCGCATCAGGAAGCTTGCCGACAACTGCACCGGTCTCCAGGGCTTTCTTGTCTTTAACGCTGTTGGTGGAGGAACGGGCTCTGGCCTTGGCTCCCTCCTCCTTGAGCGCCTGTCTGTTGACTACGgcaagaagtccaagctcgggTTCACTGTGTACCCATCTCCCCAGGTCTCCACCTCGGTGGTTGAGCCATACAACAGTGTCCTGTCCACCCACTCGCTCCTCGAGCACACTGATGTGGCTGTGCTGCTTGACAACGAGGCCATCTACGACATCTGCCGCCGCTCCCTTGACATTGAGCGCCCCACCTATACCAACCTCAACAGGCTTGTGTCTCAG GTCATTTCTTCACTGACTGCCTCCCTTAGGTTCGATGGTGCTCTGAACGTGGATGTGAACGAGTTCCAGACCAACCTTGTGCCCTACCCGAGGATCCACTTCATGCTTTCATCCTACGCTCCCGTGATCTCTGCGGAGAAGGCCTACCACGAGCAGCTTTCTGTGGCTGAGATCACCAACAGCGCCTTTGAACCGTCCTCCATGATGGCCAAGTGCGACCCCCGCCACGGCAAGTACATGGCCTGCTGCCTCATGTACCGTGGAGACGTGGTCCCCAAGGACGTGAACGCCGCCGTTGCCACAATCAAGACCAAGCGCACCATCCAGTTCGTGGATTGGTGTCCCACTGGCTTCAAGTGCGGTATCAACTACCAGCCGCCCAGCGTCGTCCCCGGCGGTGATCTCGCCAAGGTGCAGAGGGCCGTGTGCATGATCTCCAACTCCACCAGCGTCGTTGAGGTCTTCTCTCGCATCGACCACAAGTTCGACCTCATGTACGCCAAGCGCGCCTTCGTGCACTGGTATGTCGGTGAGGGCATGGAGGAGGGTGAGTTCTCCGAGGCCCGTGAGGACCTTGCCGCGCTCGAGAAGGACTACGAGGAGGTCGGCGCTGAGTTCGACGAGGGCGAGGAAGGTGACGAGGGTGACGAGTACTAG
- the LOC133914568 gene encoding uncharacterized protein LOC133914568: MELKANQEIIKLLKSSYNSKEALLSDAMKTIDGNSKYQEKLKNDAMAARAERKAMATERDAAIAEQDATGAERNAVVSTLQELKEQTFDHMSQSASVSAAMLLGILKSYNPVLDTSVVIVWFNYITKEAAKLVLSVELVVHAFVESLGLSLPDDDSEKCPLS; this comes from the exons ATGGAGCTTAAAGCTAACCAGGAAATAATCAAAC TCCTCAAGTCCTCTTATAACAGCAAGGAAGCCCTTCTTTCTGATGCAATGAAAACCATCGATGGCAATTCCAAATATCAGGAAAAACTCAAGAACGATGCAATGGCCGCGAGAGCTGAACGGAAGGCCATGGCAACAGAGCGGGACGCTGCTATCGCCGAGCAAGATGCTACTGGTGCTGAACGGAACGCTGTGGTCTCAACACTCCAAGAGTTGAAGGAACAGACGTTTGACCACATGAGTCAATCAGCCTCCGTAAGCGCCGCTATGTTGCttggtatcctcaagagttacaacCCTGTACTCGACACTTCAGTAGTGATAGTGTGGTTTAACTATATCACTAAAGAAGCAGCAAAACTTGTTCTTAGCGTCGAGCTTGTAGTCCATGCCTTTGTCGAGTCACTAGGGCTCAGCTTACCTGATGATGACAGTGAGAAGTGTCCCTTGAGCTAA